In Erigeron canadensis isolate Cc75 chromosome 1, C_canadensis_v1, whole genome shotgun sequence, a single window of DNA contains:
- the LOC122601939 gene encoding auxin-responsive protein SAUR21-like, producing the protein MAILMPRLIKAKKVLRRSFSNERSTLTDIPKGYLAVYVGVEDKKRFIVSVTLLSQPSFQELLRQFEEEFGYEHPMGGLTIPCNEDIFIDVAYRL; encoded by the coding sequence ATGGCCATCCTTATGCCTCGGCTAATTAAAGCGAAAAAAGTTCTCCGAAGATCATTTTCAAATGAAAGAAGCACATTAACGGATATCCCAAAAGGCTATCTTGCTGTTTACGTTGGAGTAGAAGACAAGAAGCGATTTATAGTTTCTGTTACACTGTTAAGCCAACCCTCATTTCAAGAATTACTACGCCAATTTGAGGAAGAGTTTGGATACGAGCATCCGATGGGTGGCCTCACAATTCCATGTAATGAAGACATATTCATTGATGTTGCTTATCGCTTATAA
- the LOC122585398 gene encoding auxin-responsive protein SAUR21-like, translated as MAILMPRLIHAKKILRRSFSNERSTSTDIPKGYLAVYVGVEDKKRFIVPVSLLSQPSFQELLRQCEEEFGYEHPMGGLTIPCNEDIFIEVAHRLL; from the coding sequence ATGGCCATTCTTATGCCCAGGCTCATTCATGCAAAAAAAATTCTTCGAAGATCATTTTCAAATGAAAGAAGCACATCAACGGACATCCCAAAAGGCTATCTTGCTGTTTACGTTGGAGTAGAAGACAAGAAACGATTTATAGTTCCTGTTTCGCTGTTAAGCCAACCCTCATTTCAAGAATTACTACGCCAATGTGAGGAAGAGTTTGGATACGAGCATCCGATGGGTGGTCTCACCATTCCTTGTAATGAAGATATATTCATTGAAGTTGCTCACCGTTTATTATGA
- the LOC122609001 gene encoding auxin-responsive protein SAUR21-like: MAILMPQLTKAKKILRRSFSNDRSTLTDIPKGYLAVYVGEEDKKRFIVPVSLLSQPSFQELLRQFEEEFGYEHPMGGLTIPCSEDIFIDVAYRL; the protein is encoded by the coding sequence ATGGCCATCCTTATGCCTCAGCTCACTAAAGCCAAAAAAATTCTCCGAAGATCATTTTCAAATGATAGAAGTACATTAACAGACATCCCAAAAGGCTATCTTGCTGTTTACGTTGGAGAAGAAGACAAGAAGCGGTTTATAGTTCCTGTATCGCTATTAAGCCAACCTTCATTTCAAGAATTACTACGCCAATTTGAGGAAGAGTTTGGATATGAGCATCCGATGGGTGGTCTCACAATTCCATGTAGTGAAGACATATTCATTGATGTTGCTTACCGTTTATAG
- the LOC122608938 gene encoding auxin-responsive protein SAUR21-like, which yields MAILMPRIIQAKQHIRRSLSNGRSKTTSMDNPKGYLAIYVGEQEKKRFVVPVSLLSQPSFQELLRQSEEEFGYDHPMGGLTIPCSHDMFTDVAARLGVL from the coding sequence ATGGCAATCCTAATGCCTCGAATTATTCAAGCAAAACAACATATCCGCAGATCATTGTCAAACGGTAGAAGCAAAACTACATCAATGGACAACCCTAAAGGCTATTTAGCAATTTATGTTGGAGAGcaagaaaaaaagagatttGTTGTTCCAGTTTCCTTGTTAAGCCAACCCTCATTTCAAGAACTACTTCGTCAATCAGAGGAAGAATTCGGGTATGACCATCCAATGGGTGGCCTCACTATTCCATGTAGTCACGACATGTTTACTGATGTTGCTGCTCGTTTGGGTgtactataa
- the LOC122605627 gene encoding auxin-responsive protein SAUR21-like, giving the protein MVILMPRLTKAKKILRRSFSNERSTLTDIPKGYLAVYVGEGDKKRFIVPVSLLSQPSFQELLRQYEEEFGYEHPMGGLTIPCSEEIFIDVAFSF; this is encoded by the coding sequence ATGGTGATCCTTATGCCTCGACTCACTAAAGCAAAAAAAATTCTACGAAGATCATTTTCAAATGAAAGAAGCACATTAACGGACATTCCAAAAGGCTATCTTGCTGTTTATGTTGGAGAGGGAGACAAGAAGCGGTTTATAGTTCCTGTATCGCTATTAAGCCAACCTTCATTTCAAGAATTACTACGCCAATATGAAGAAGAGTTTGGGTATGAGCATCCGATGGGTGGCCTCACAATTCCATGCAGTGAAGAGATATTCATTGATGTTGCTTTCTCTTTCTAG
- the LOC122585397 gene encoding auxin-responsive protein SAUR21-like, whose protein sequence is MAILVSRFIQAKHVLRRSLLNGRSTTSTVIPKGYLAIYVGEQERKRFVVPVSLLSQPSFQELLRQSEEAFGYDHPMGGLTIPCSQDMFTGVASRLGVL, encoded by the coding sequence ATGGCCATCCTTGTGTCTCGATTCATTCAAGCAAAGCATGTTCTCCGAAGATCATTATTAAATGGAAGAAGCACAACATCAACAGTCATCCCTAAAGGCTATCTAGCAATTTATGTCGGAGAGCAAGAAAGAAAGAGGTTTGTGGTTCCCGTTTCGTTGTTAAGCCAACCCTCATTTCAAGAACTACTACGCCAATCAGAGGAAGCGTTCGGGTATGACCATCCTATGGGCGGCCTCACAATTCCATGTAGTCAAGATATGTTTACTGGGGTTGCTTCTCGTTTGGGTGTACTATAA
- the LOC122601916 gene encoding uncharacterized protein LOC122601916 gives MSDNIPFELQGEIIKWVDVKSLLKFRSVSKEWKSLIDSPEFAADYCVHQSPPHRLLIRFLWSQAALDGVIYWHAFEMIKVDNGTFRHHNLIMSFDLNSEGFEEVCLPDNLARLYKERLSIHKRMESLVVLEIIKTGTSYGVWMMEQGVTKSFTKLFNVTTWDSHFFKVHGFLKNGEPVVSHGYGSVTLFAYDPYSEKFKDLVIIGRCVSLSVNSYMETLLLIDQ, from the exons atgtCAGATAACATTCCATTTGAATTGCAAGGTGAAATAATCAAATGGGTTGATGTAAAATCATTGCTTAAATTCAGGTCGGTTTCAAAAGAATGGAAGTCACTCATCGACAGCCCCGAGTTCGCCGCTGATTACTGCGTCCACCAATCGCCGCCCCACCGTTTGCTAATAAG GTTTCTTTGGTCTCAGGCTGCTCTTGACGGTGTTATTTATTGGCATGCTTTTGAGATGATTAAGGTAGATAATGGTACATTTCGGCATCACAATCTGATTATGTCGTTTGACTTGAATAGTGAGGGGTTCGAAGAAGTGTGCCTTCCAGATAATTTAGCACGCCTATATAAGGAAAGGTTATCTATCCATAAGCGAATGGAGTCTCTTGTAGTTCTTGAAATCATTAAAACTGGAACATCTTATGGTGTATGGATGATGGAGCAAGGTGTTACTAAATCGTTTACAAAACTGTTCAATGTTACGACATGGGATTCGCATTTTTTTAAAGTACATGGATTTTTGAAGAATGGTGAACCTGTAGTTTCCCATGGATATGGATCTGTTACACTTTTTGCTTATGACCCTTACTCAGAAAAATTCAAGGATCTAGTGATTATTGGACGCTGTGTTAGCTTATCTGTGAACTCCTACATGGAAACTCTTCTTTTGATTGATCAATGA